Part of the Alteribacter lacisalsi genome, TGCGAGAGTTCCTGAAGAACATCAACCGTAAATACAAAACGACGATTCTTCTGACTACACATGATCTGTCGGACATCGAAGCGCTCTGTGACCGGGTCGTCCTCCTCGACGAAGGCCGGATTATTTACGATGGGGGACTTGAAGCGCTTCAGAACAACTGGGTCGAAGGGAAGCAGGTGGAGTTTGAGTTTCAGAAGCCTGTGGCCAAGGAGGATCTGGAGCACATTACCCGCGATTTTCCTGTCAAATGGCGCGCGGCGGAAAAGCTCCGCGGCTGGAAGGCGACAGTGGAAGGAGATGACGATACCGTCTCCCGGGTGATGAGCATCGTCATGAGCCATCACTCGATCAGCGATGTGAAGCTCAATCAGGTGTCAACGGAGGAAGTGATCCGCAACATTTACGAGGAAGGAATCCACCGTCATGGGTAGCCGCCTCAGTATGTACCTTGAAATGCTCCGGATCCGCTTTTTAATGATGCTCGCCTATCGGACGAACTATTACAGCGGCATCCTGATTTACAGCATCAACATCGGCGCCTACTACTTTCTCTGGCAGGCGATCTACGGCGGCCAGGAGTCGATTCAGGGTCTGAGCGTCGTGCAGATGACCACCTACGTGGCGATCGCCTGGATGGCCCGTGCGTTCTATTTTAACAACATCGACCGGGAAATTGCCCAGGAGATTCAGGAGGGAAAAGTAGCGGTGGAAATGATCCGCCCCTACAACTACCTCGGGATGAAAACGATGCAGGGTCTCGGGGAAGGACTGTTCCGCCTGCTGTTTTTCTCAGCACCTGGTATGGTCATTGTCTGGCTCCTGTTTCCGATCAGTTTTTCCGCCGACGTGTCGGTGTGGGGCTTTTTCTTCATCTCCCTTGTTTTCAGTTTTATCGTAAACACGCAGATCAACCTGATTACCGGCATTTTAACGTTT contains:
- a CDS encoding ABC transporter permease: MGSRLSMYLEMLRIRFLMMLAYRTNYYSGILIYSINIGAYYFLWQAIYGGQESIQGLSVVQMTTYVAIAWMARAFYFNNIDREIAQEIQEGKVAVEMIRPYNYLGMKTMQGLGEGLFRLLFFSAPGMVIVWLLFPISFSADVSVWGFFFISLVFSFIVNTQINLITGILTFFLLYNTGLIRAKRVVIDLFSGLLLPISFYPLWAQDVMAFLPFQAISYIPSMIFTEGFTGGEVYTALLQQAVWCIILFVPIQILWVTARRRLIVQGG